From the genome of Chroicocephalus ridibundus chromosome 1, bChrRid1.1, whole genome shotgun sequence, one region includes:
- the LACC1 gene encoding purine nucleoside phosphorylase LACC1 isoform X1, translated as MVEAVLIDLFSLPPYLQNNIQGLLRNTLETIEKCFSIPAPFVYVMCRQRQGSERNGEEESFLPALSDFQSLKKRLEVVRSLTTAAALYTIKQRLDEKDLSIIKVILPTLRKDLMKVYVDHLFTAVYQFEFEDLQVASDGENLQIAEPWSEGQALPTQDVALIRSEIQMYLESLPSLKGELTILRSSLIPDDIFLHGFTTRMGGISYIPTLSSCNLFSSSKRRDPQVVVKENLRRLANAAGFNLEAFHRVKIDHANAVCVMGKTEPDSYDGIVTNQKGVTIAAPGADCIPVLFADPVRKACGAAHSGWKGTLLGVSMATVNAMVSAYGCNVKDILVVLGPSVGPCCYKLPHESAKEFHRIDPTCVRQFDSASPYIDIRRATRILLESGGILPENIQDDSVMDQNQNITFCTACHPDRFFSHFRDGSNFGTQIGFISIKD; from the exons ATGGTGGAAGCAGTACTGATAGATCTGTTCAGCCTACCACCCTACTTGCAGAACAACATCCAAGGATTGCTACGTAACACGCTGGAAACTATTGAGAAATGCTTTTCCATCCCTGCTCCATTTGTTTATGTCATGTGTCGCCAGAGGCAGGGGAGTGAGAGGAATGGTGAAGAAGAGTCCTTCCTTCCAGCTCTCAGTGATTTTCAGAGTCTGAAGAAAAGACTGGAGGTGGTACGTTCTCTGACTACAGCTGCTGCTTTGTACACCATCAAACAAAGACTGGATGAAAAAGACCTAAGCATCATTAAAGTAATTCTCCCTACCTTAAGAAAAGACTTAATGAAAGTATATGTAGACCACCTCTTTACAGCAGTCTACCAGTTTGAATTTGAGGATTTACAGGTGGCATCTGATGGTGAAAACCTGCAGATAGCTGAACCTTGGAGTGAAGGGCAAGCGCTTCCTACGCAGGATGTGGCGCTCATCCGAAGTGAGATTCAGATGTACTTGGAAAGCCTGCCGAGCCTGAAAGGGGAGCTCACCATCCTCAGATCATCCCTGATCCCAG ATGATATCTTCCTACATGGGTTCACCACAAGGATGGGTGGGATCTCCTACATACCAACTCTAAGCTCCTGCAATCTCTTCAGCAGTTCCAAGCGGAGGGACCCACAAGTTGTCGTTAAGGAAAATCTCCGCCGGCTAGCTAATGCTGCAGGATTTAACCTAGAGGCTTTTCACAGAGTCAAG ATTGATCACGCTAATGCTGTGTGTGTTATGGGAAAGACGGAGCCTGACAGCTATGATGGAATAGTTACAAACCAGAAAGGTGTTACGATAGCGGCTCCAGGTGCTGATTGCATACCCGTGCTGTTTGCTGATCCTGTCAGAAAAGCCTGCGGTGCTGCTCATTCTG GGTGGAAAGGCACATTGTTAGGAGTTTCTATGGCCACAGTAAATGCTATGGTATCTGCATATGGCTGTAATGTGAAAGATATCCTTGTGGTGCTGGGCCCATCTGTAGGACCTTGCTGCTACAAACTTCCTCACGAATCAGCGAAAGAATTTCACAGAATTGATCCGACGTGTGTGAGACAATTTGACTCTGCAAGTCCGTATATTGATATTAGAAGAGCAACACG gaTTCTTCTTGAGAGTGGTGGGATTCTTCCTGAGAACATCCAAGATGATTCTGTCATGGACCAGAACCAAAATATCACTTTCTGTACTGCATGCCACCCTGATagatttttctctcactttcGTGATGGCAGTAACTTTGGGACACAGATTGGCTTTATATCAATCAAAGACTGA
- the LACC1 gene encoding purine nucleoside phosphorylase LACC1 isoform X2 has product MGKTEPDSYDGIVTNQKGVTIAAPGADCIPVLFADPVRKACGAAHSGWKGTLLGVSMATVNAMVSAYGCNVKDILVVLGPSVGPCCYKLPHESAKEFHRIDPTCVRQFDSASPYIDIRRATRILLESGGILPENIQDDSVMDQNQNITFCTACHPDRFFSHFRDGSNFGTQIGFISIKD; this is encoded by the exons ATGGGAAAGACGGAGCCTGACAGCTATGATGGAATAGTTACAAACCAGAAAGGTGTTACGATAGCGGCTCCAGGTGCTGATTGCATACCCGTGCTGTTTGCTGATCCTGTCAGAAAAGCCTGCGGTGCTGCTCATTCTG GGTGGAAAGGCACATTGTTAGGAGTTTCTATGGCCACAGTAAATGCTATGGTATCTGCATATGGCTGTAATGTGAAAGATATCCTTGTGGTGCTGGGCCCATCTGTAGGACCTTGCTGCTACAAACTTCCTCACGAATCAGCGAAAGAATTTCACAGAATTGATCCGACGTGTGTGAGACAATTTGACTCTGCAAGTCCGTATATTGATATTAGAAGAGCAACACG gaTTCTTCTTGAGAGTGGTGGGATTCTTCCTGAGAACATCCAAGATGATTCTGTCATGGACCAGAACCAAAATATCACTTTCTGTACTGCATGCCACCCTGATagatttttctctcactttcGTGATGGCAGTAACTTTGGGACACAGATTGGCTTTATATCAATCAAAGACTGA